The following are encoded in a window of Sminthopsis crassicaudata isolate SCR6 chromosome 5, ASM4859323v1, whole genome shotgun sequence genomic DNA:
- the LOC141544927 gene encoding uncharacterized protein LOC141544927: MGNNTSKGGKLAFPDTGTPALYMYLHYHPKCCKFLLQWNRLTRANEPSDCSRWFPLEGSFDLGKIMHLKKVLEAHGSKLRQGEWKAFFDWYTEAQNRHHRDTIKKLEDKIHTFESLNHSAPKQNIPSSQNVPKKKAAPPPPPSAPSPAAAPPSPAAAPPPPAPSPAAAPPPPAPSPAAAPPPPAPSPTAAPPPPAPSPAAAPPPPAPSPAAAPPPPAPSPAAAPPPPAPSPAAAPPPPAPSPAATPPVPAAAPPPPALAPSSSLPQPPLEVPNAEYTWLCPPRPSGIGYQVWNRCYSDCTIRPQDLFFMVHKLPSIEENPMEFRKQLSYIIDVFNPSWADINTFLKIKLPRKVREHLFEEALWPMNDPGKGKHLIWVWQALLNAIPVVCHKKPDWEKIISCKQEIDEEPGRYFDRFKKVFEEHSGIDDPANGATQGMAITFVQGLLPHIQEQLQACVKWKELSMEELISVAEAYWKLRSELKMVVWQGPKIQGPQRCFHPNACFYCKQLGHWKRECPYWLIRQCQRQLTCY; encoded by the coding sequence ATGGGGAACAACACTTCTAAAGGTGGAAAACTAGCTTTTCCAGATACAGGAACGCCAGCATTATATATGTACCTCCATTACCACCCAAAGTGCTGCAAATTTCTGCTTCAGTGGAATAGGCTTACGAGAGCTAATGAGCCTTCTGATTGCTCTCGGTGGTTTCCACTAGAAGGATCATTTGACTTGGGTAAAATAATGCACCTGAAGAAGGTCCTAGAAGCTCACGGCTCTAAACTCAGGCAAGGTGAGTGGAAAGCTTTCTTTGATTGGTACACAGAAGCTCAGAATCGGCATCATAGGGATACCAttaagaaactggaagataagaTCCATACTTTTGAGTCTTTAAATCACTCTGCACCAAAACAGAATATACCAAGTTCTCAAAACGTTCCCAAAAAGAAAGCTGCCCCTCCACCACCACCTTCGGCTCCATCTCCAGCTGCTGCCCCTCCATCTCCAGCTGCTGCCCCTCCACCTCCGGCTCCATCTCCAGCTGCTGCCCCTCCACCTCCGGCTCCATCTCCAGCTGCTGCCCCTCCACCTCCAGCTCCATCTCCAACTGCTGCCCCTCCACCTCCGGCTCCATCTCCAGCTGCTGCCCCTCCACCTCCGGCTCCATCTCCAGCTGCTGCCCCTCCACCTCCGGCTCCATCTCCAGCTGCTGCCCCTCCACCTCCGGCTCCATCTCCAGCTGCTGCCCCTCCACCTCCGGCTCCATCTCCAGCTGCTACCCCTCCAGTTCCAGCTGCTGCCCCTCCACCTCCGGCTCTAGCTCCCTCTTCTTCTTTACCCCAACCACCATTAGAAGTCCCAAATGCTGAATACACCTGGCTGTGTCCTCCTAGGCCTTCAGGGATAGGGTACCAAGTGTGGAACAGATGTTATAGTGATTGTACCATTAGGCCTCAGGATTTGTTTTTTATGGTTCACAAGCTTCCTAGCATTGAGGAAAACCCAATGGAGTTTAGGAAACAATTGTCTTACATCATTGATGTTTTTAACCCCTCCTGGGCAGATATAAACAcctttttgaaaattaaactgCCCAGAAAAGTCAGAGAGCACCTCTTTGAAGAGGCACTTTGGCCAATGAATGATCCTGGGAAAGGGAAACACTTAATTTGGGTCTGGCAGGCTTTACTCAATGCTATTCCAGTAGTCTGCCACAAAAAACCTGATTGGGAGAAAATTATAAGCTGTAAGCAAGAAATAGATGAGGAACCTGGCAGGTATTTTGACCGATTTAAAAAAGTCTTTGAGGAACACTCTGGCATTGATGACCCAGCCAATGGTGCCACCCAAGGGATGGCAATCACTTTTGTCCAAGGCCTTCTCCCCCACATTCAAGAACAGTTGCAGGCTTGTGTGAAGTGGAAAGAACTATCCATGGAAGAATTAATATCCGTAGCTGAAGCCTACTGGAAACTTAGATCGGAGTTGAAGATGGTGGTTTGGCAAGGCCCTAAAATACAAGGTCCTCAGAGGTGCTTTCACCCTAATGCATGCTTTTACTGTAAACAGCTCGGTCATTGGAAAAGAGAGTGCCCTTATTGGCTTATACGCCAATGCCAACGTCAGTTGACTTGCTACTAG